In Candida orthopsilosis Co 90-125, chromosome 4 draft sequence, a single genomic region encodes these proteins:
- a CDS encoding Ltv1 GSE complex component, with product MVKKFDKKNATTYNIVHRAHDDARFFDDDATNVLVPTAQSQKHKSSSTSDKKVFSKNELEAKLRDQVRENEGLAAQYGITFDDSKYDYMQHLKPIGNSDGVFISAKEQEQQRRQQKLDLEALLKDQLPSTEKRKVTKDLNQSIPDELKGFNPNMDPRLREVLEALEDEAYIEEVKYKGGAPGLNEEEDEEYDDDIFADLLKSGQAEGDDYEYYDEDENYEDDYDEWDLDNYEDEYNAKYDEHPEEILGQEGVNEDWQRDFMKFKKESKNKENTWDSEDEFEEESEEEGELDNVGELPDVKSKPSKSNTKLRKKKGAKTDTSSFSMSSSALFRSEGLSLLDDRYEQMNQRYNRGDAKEQEYKPFDMESERTDFAGMVDDFLDNYELESGGRKLTKKDLEKAKLQQAASSVSRGKAGRNLNSSFAEMKIN from the coding sequence ATGGTTAAGAAATTTGACAAGAAGAACGCTACTACCTATAACATTGTCCATCGTGCCCATGACGATGCTCGGTTTTTTGATGACGATGCCACAAATGTTTTAGTGCCTACAGCACAGTCTCAAAAACACAAATCAAGCTCCACTTCAGACAAAAAAGTATTCTCCAAAAATGAACTTGAGGCAAAGTTGAGGGATCAAGTTAGAGAAAATGAGGGTTTGGCGGCACAGTACGGGATTACATTTGATGATTCGAAATATGATTACATGCAGCATTTGAAGCCCATAGGTAATTCAGATGGAGTTTTCATTCTGGCAAAAGAACAAGAGCAACAAAGGCGACAACAGAAGCTAGACCTAGAAGCGCTTTTGAAAGATCAGCTACCTTCTACTGAGAAGCGTAAAGTgacaaaagatttgaatcaaaGTATACCGGATGAATTGAAGGGATTTAATCCAAATATGGATCCAAGATTGAGAGAAGTGCTCGAAGCATTAGAAGATGAAGCATACATAGAGGAAGTTAAATACAAAGGTGGTGCCCCAGGGTTAAATGAAGAGGAGGATGAAGAGTATGACGATGATATATTTGCAGACTTGTTGAAATCGGGACAAGCGGAAGGGGATGATTATGAGTACTATGATGAGGACGAAAATTACGAAGACGATTACGACGAATGGGACTTGGATAATTACGAAGACGAATACAACGCAAAGTACGATGAACATCCAGAAGAAATTTTAGGTCAGGAGGGAGTGAATGAAGATTGGCAGCGAGATTTCATGAAGTTCAAAAAGGAGAGCAAAAATAAAGAGAATACCTGGGATTCTGAGGACGagtttgaagaagagagCGAGGAGGAAGGTGAACTTGACAATGTGGGCGAATTGCCTGATGTGAAGTCTAAGCCTTCTAAATCcaacacaaaattgaggaaaaagaaaggtGCAAAGACAGacacatcatcattttcaatgtcCTCTTCTGCATTATTCAGATCTGAAGGTCTTTCACTACTCGATGACAGATATGAACAAATGAACCAAAGGTACAACCGTGGTGATGCCAAAGAACAGGAATATAAACCGTTTGATATGGAAAGTGAGAGAACCGATTTTGCAGGAATGGTAGATGATTTCTTGGATAATTATGAGTTGGAAAGTGGTGGAAGAAAGTTGACTAAAaaggatttggaaaaagcGAAGTTGCAACAGGCGGCTAGCTCTGTATCAAGGGGTAAGGCTGGcagaaatttgaattcgTCATTTGCAGAAATGAAGATAAATTAG
- a CDS encoding Cka1 alpha subunit (catalytic subunit) of protein kinase CK2 — MISSNSISRVYADVLASKPQSYWDYDDLNIKWNPQENYEIIKKLGRGKYSEVFLGIDLVKGEKVVIKVLKPVKRKKIKREISILKNLVDGPNVVALLDVVREPQSKTPGLIFENINNIDFRTLYPTFTDYDIRFYMYELLKALDYSHSMGIMHRDVKPHNVMIDHEQKKLRLIDWGLAEYYHPGTEYNVRVASRYFKGPELLVDYRLYDYSLDLWSFGCMLASMVFMKEPFFHGKSNTDQLVQIVRVLGSNNLNKYLDKYNLTLGDEYEDIGYYNRRPWERFINENNQHLVSNEFLDIIDKLLRYDHQERLTAKEAMQHPYFDPVRGNSQS; from the coding sequence atgatttcttcaaacaGTATATCTAGAGTATATGCTGACGTCTTGGCATCAAAGCCACAATCTTACTGGGATTATGACGATCTTAATATCAAATGGAATCCCCAAGAGAACTACGAAATCATTAAAAAATTGGGAAGAGGTAAATACTCAGAAGTGTTTTTGGGAATAGACCTTGTGAAGGGAGAGAAGGTGGTGATTAAGGTATTGAAGCCAgtaaagagaaagaagattaaaagagaaatttcaattttgaaaaatttagtTGACGGTCCTAATGTGGTGGCATTGTTGGATGTTGTGAGAGAGCCACAACTGAAAACACCAGGTTTAATCTTTGAGAATATCAATAACATCGATTTCCGGACATTGTACCCTACGTTCACCGATTATGATATCAGATTCTACATGTACGAACTATTGAAAGCCTTAGACTATTCTCACTCTATGGGAATAATGCACAGAGACGTCAAACCACACAATGTTATGATCGATCATGAACAGAAAAAATTGCGGTTAATAGATTGGGGTTTGGCGGAGTATTATCATCCAGGAACAGAATATAATGTTAGAGTAGCATCACGGTACTTCAAGGGCCCTGAATTGTTAGTTGACTATAGGTTATATGATTACTCGCTAGATCTTTGGTCATTTGGGTGTATGCTCGCCTCAATGGTGTTTATGAAAGAGCCATTTTTTCACGGTAAATCAAACACTGATCAGTTGGTACAGATTGTTCGTGTGTTGGGATCCAATAACTTGAATAAATACCTTGATAAGTACAACTTGACCTTGGgtgatgaatatgaagaTATTGGATATTACAACAGGAGACCTTGGGAAcgcttcatcaatgaaaacAACCAGCATCTTGTGTCTAATGAGTTTTTGGatatcattgataaattgttgagataTGATCATCAAGAGAGGTTGACCGCTAAGGAGGCTATGCAACACCCCTACTTTGATCCAGTCAGGGGAAATTCCCAACTGTAA